In one window of Polaromonas naphthalenivorans CJ2 DNA:
- a CDS encoding VOC family protein, which yields MAIELNHTIVSSRDPQASAAFLAEILGCAAPVLFGPFHGVKLDNGVTLDFLQSDGHITRQHYAFLVSEDEFEVIFGRIRERTLPYWADPGHQQPGRINHRDGGRGVYWNDPDGHYLEILTRPYGSGGSGGSGE from the coding sequence ATGGCTATTGAACTGAACCACACCATCGTCTCAAGCCGTGATCCACAGGCTTCGGCGGCATTCCTGGCCGAGATCCTGGGATGCGCCGCGCCGGTACTGTTCGGCCCGTTCCACGGCGTGAAACTGGACAACGGCGTCACCCTGGACTTCCTGCAGTCCGATGGCCACATCACCCGGCAGCATTACGCTTTTCTTGTCAGCGAGGACGAATTCGAGGTGATTTTCGGCCGCATCCGGGAACGCACCCTGCCCTACTGGGCCGACCCTGGCCACCAGCAGCCCGGCAGGATCAACCATCGGGACGGCGGGCGCGGCGTTTACTGGAACGATCCGGATGGCCACTATCTTGAAATCCTCACCCGCCCCTACGGCAGTGGCGGCAGTGGCGGCAGTGGCGAATAA
- a CDS encoding DUF1810 domain-containing protein, which yields MNDPHHLQRFVLAQDPIYPQVCAELAAGAKASHWMWFVFPQLKALGRSATALFFGIASRDEALAYWQHPVLGPRLKACAELVLAVQGKTALQIFHSPDDLKFRSSMTLFAQVAPQEPVFDRALDKYFGGKGDARTLELLEV from the coding sequence ATGAACGATCCTCATCATCTTCAGCGTTTTGTCCTGGCGCAAGACCCGATTTATCCGCAGGTCTGCGCCGAGCTGGCGGCCGGCGCCAAGGCCAGCCACTGGATGTGGTTTGTCTTTCCACAACTGAAGGCGCTGGGCCGCAGCGCCACCGCGCTGTTTTTCGGCATCGCATCCCGGGACGAGGCACTGGCCTACTGGCAGCATCCCGTGCTCGGACCGAGGCTCAAGGCGTGCGCTGAGCTCGTTTTGGCTGTCCAAGGCAAGACGGCGCTGCAGATTTTTCACTCGCCGGACGACCTCAAGTTCCGCTCGTCAATGACGCTGTTTGCGCAGGTGGCGCCACAAGAACCGGTCTTTGACCGGGCACTGGACAAATACTTCGGCGGAAAAGGCGATGCCAGGACGCTTGAGCTGCTGGAGGTTTAA
- a CDS encoding ABC transporter ATP-binding protein/permease, which translates to MSAAEQPGFNARLWRRFATIARPYWFSDERWRARGMLVLLVFLLLGQTAFNVLFNQETGEFTSALAARDADRFWASIWRYTAILVAAVPIYALYYYVRDTLGLRWRRWLTDRFLARYFHQRAYYRLGTEAGIDNPDQRISEDINSFTQQSLYFSMIVLGSVLQLVAFSAVLWSISQGLVFFLIGYAVFSTVFTGAVFGKRLIGLNFRQLQREADFRFSLVRVREHAEPIAFHDGEAREMSALQRIFALAYANYQQVLRWQFGLNLFQYAHAFLTIVLPTVIIAGDVLSGRLEVGRAIQAAGAFAAILSALTVIVEHFEGLSRFSAGVERLHAFSQALDAEAGTPGGAADDAFQKIHTLHGFELSLERLTILTPGREHLLLQEVTLAVNPGQGLLIVGPSGTGKSSLLRVIAGLWTTGSGEVTRPAGSDMLFMPQQPYLPLGDLRCQLTYPHTERDISDEELLQWLAQVNLPALAERFGGLGAELDWQRVLSVGEQQRLAFARALLAKPRYLLLDEATSALDAANEELLYGQLAGLSITPVSISHHAAVLKHHAWVLELPGDGSWTLHAAKSYRWGS; encoded by the coding sequence ATGAGCGCAGCAGAACAACCCGGATTCAACGCCCGCCTGTGGCGACGCTTCGCCACGATTGCGCGGCCTTACTGGTTCTCGGATGAGCGCTGGCGTGCCCGTGGCATGCTGGTGCTGCTGGTCTTTCTGCTGCTGGGGCAGACCGCCTTCAACGTGCTGTTCAACCAGGAAACCGGCGAATTCACCTCGGCCCTGGCGGCGCGCGATGCCGACCGTTTCTGGGCCTCGATCTGGCGCTACACGGCGATTCTCGTGGCGGCTGTGCCGATTTACGCGCTGTATTACTACGTGCGCGACACGCTCGGGCTGCGCTGGCGGCGCTGGCTGACGGACCGTTTTTTGGCGCGCTATTTTCATCAGCGCGCCTATTACCGGCTCGGCACGGAGGCCGGCATCGACAACCCCGACCAGCGCATTTCCGAAGACATCAACTCCTTCACCCAGCAGTCGCTGTATTTCTCGATGATCGTGCTGGGCTCGGTGCTCCAACTGGTCGCCTTTTCGGCCGTGCTGTGGTCGATCTCGCAGGGTCTGGTTTTTTTCCTGATCGGCTATGCGGTGTTCAGCACCGTCTTCACGGGCGCGGTGTTCGGCAAGCGGCTGATCGGGCTGAACTTTCGCCAGCTGCAGCGCGAGGCCGACTTTCGCTTCAGCCTGGTGCGGGTGCGCGAGCATGCCGAGCCGATTGCCTTTCACGATGGCGAGGCGCGCGAAATGTCGGCGCTGCAACGCATCTTCGCGCTGGCCTACGCCAACTACCAGCAGGTGCTGCGCTGGCAGTTCGGGCTCAACCTGTTCCAGTACGCGCATGCGTTCCTGACCATCGTTCTGCCCACGGTGATCATTGCCGGTGATGTGCTGTCGGGGCGCCTGGAGGTCGGCCGGGCGATACAGGCCGCGGGCGCCTTTGCCGCCATCCTGAGCGCGCTCACGGTAATCGTCGAACATTTCGAAGGCCTGAGCCGCTTTTCAGCCGGCGTCGAGCGGCTGCATGCCTTTTCGCAAGCCCTGGATGCCGAAGCCGGCACGCCCGGCGGCGCTGCCGATGATGCCTTCCAGAAAATTCATACGCTGCATGGTTTTGAGTTAAGCCTTGAACGGCTGACGATACTCACGCCCGGGCGGGAGCATCTGCTGCTTCAAGAGGTCACGCTAGCCGTCAACCCCGGCCAGGGGCTGCTGATCGTCGGACCCAGCGGCACAGGCAAGAGTTCGCTGCTGCGGGTGATTGCCGGGCTGTGGACCACCGGCTCGGGCGAGGTGACACGGCCGGCCGGATCGGACATGCTGTTCATGCCCCAGCAGCCCTACCTGCCGCTGGGCGACCTGCGCTGCCAGCTGACCTACCCGCACACCGAGCGCGACATCTCGGACGAAGAGCTGCTGCAGTGGCTGGCGCAGGTAAACCTGCCGGCGCTGGCCGAGCGCTTCGGCGGCCTGGGTGCCGAGCTGGACTGGCAGCGCGTGCTGTCAGTCGGCGAGCAGCAGCGGCTGGCCTTCGCCCGGGCCCTGCTCGCCAAGCCGCGCTACCTGCTGCTTGACGAGGCCACCAGCGCGCTCGATGCGGCCAATGAGGAGCTTTTGTACGGCCAGTTGGCCGGCCTGTCGATCACCCCGGTCAGCATCAGCCACCACGCGGCGGTCCTGAAACACCACGCCTGGGTGCTGGAGCTGCCCGGGGATGGCAGCTGGACGCTGCATGCGGCGAAGAGCTACCGCTGGGGATCCTGA
- a CDS encoding propionate--CoA ligase, translating into MTQACFFRARFQSTAAAKIRRRPMTSYADFYRQSIDQPDAFWAEQASLIEWHKPFDRVCNYDNPPFVKWYEGGQTNLCHNAVDRHLADRAGQAALIAVSSETGLEKTYTFQDLHGEVQRMAASLKALGVEQGDRVLIYMPMIAEAAFAMLACARIGAVHCVVFGGFASGSLASRIEDAAPKVIVSSDGGSRGGKALPYKPLLDEAIRLSSHKPSAVLLADRGLAAMELVAGRDHLWNELREQHFDAQVPCEWLDSTAISYTIYTSGTTGKPKGVQRDTAGYTVALAASMKHIFDGHAGETFFSTSDIGWVVGHSYIVYGPLIAGMATIMYEGLPTQGMDKKPNGGIWWELVEKYKVTVMFSAPTAVRVLKKQDPALLTKYDLSSLRALFLAGEPLDEPTARWISEGLNVPIIDNYWQTESGWPILTIANGVESKPSKFGSPGIPMYGYNVKLLHESTGEELTVPGEKGVVVIEGPTPPGFMQTIWQDDARFVNTYWKSIPGRLVYSTFDWGIRDADGYFFILGRTDDVINVAGHRLGTREIEESISGHSQVSEVAVVGVADGLKGQVAMAFAVLKDSSVLNDAAACARLEAEIMKRVDNDLGAVARPARVRFVTVLPKTRSGKLLRRAIQAVCEGRDAGDLTTMDDPAALQQIRDRVETV; encoded by the coding sequence ATGACGCAGGCGTGTTTTTTTCGCGCTCGCTTCCAATCAACCGCCGCAGCAAAAATCCGGAGACGACCCATGACAAGCTATGCAGACTTCTACCGCCAGTCCATCGACCAGCCCGACGCCTTCTGGGCCGAGCAGGCCAGCCTGATCGAGTGGCACAAGCCCTTTGACCGCGTCTGCAACTACGACAATCCGCCGTTTGTCAAATGGTACGAAGGCGGCCAGACCAACCTGTGCCACAACGCCGTGGACCGGCATTTGGCGGACCGGGCCGGCCAGGCCGCGCTGATTGCCGTCTCCAGCGAAACCGGCTTGGAGAAAACCTACACCTTCCAGGATCTGCACGGCGAAGTGCAGCGCATGGCCGCCAGCCTGAAGGCGCTCGGCGTCGAGCAGGGCGACCGCGTGCTGATCTACATGCCGATGATTGCCGAAGCTGCCTTTGCGATGCTGGCCTGCGCCCGCATCGGCGCGGTGCATTGCGTGGTGTTTGGCGGATTTGCCAGCGGCTCGCTGGCTTCGCGCATTGAAGATGCGGCGCCCAAGGTCATCGTCAGCTCCGATGGCGGCTCGCGCGGCGGCAAGGCGCTGCCCTACAAGCCGCTGCTCGACGAGGCGATCCGCCTGTCCAGCCACAAGCCAAGCGCCGTGCTGCTGGCCGACCGGGGCCTGGCGGCCATGGAACTGGTGGCCGGGCGCGACCACCTCTGGAACGAGTTGCGCGAACAGCATTTCGATGCACAGGTGCCGTGCGAATGGCTGGACTCGACCGCCATCAGCTACACCATCTACACCAGCGGAACCACCGGCAAGCCCAAGGGCGTGCAGCGCGACACGGCCGGCTACACCGTAGCCTTGGCCGCGAGCATGAAGCACATCTTCGACGGCCATGCCGGCGAAACCTTCTTCTCGACCAGCGACATCGGCTGGGTCGTCGGCCACAGCTACATCGTCTATGGCCCGCTGATTGCCGGCATGGCGACCATCATGTACGAAGGCCTGCCGACGCAGGGTATGGACAAAAAGCCCAACGGCGGCATCTGGTGGGAACTGGTCGAGAAATACAAGGTCACGGTCATGTTCAGCGCGCCAACCGCCGTGCGCGTCTTGAAAAAGCAGGACCCCGCCTTGCTGACGAAATACGATTTGTCGAGCCTGCGCGCGCTGTTCCTGGCCGGCGAGCCGCTCGATGAGCCGACCGCCCGCTGGATCAGCGAAGGCCTCAATGTGCCGATCATCGACAACTACTGGCAGACCGAAAGCGGCTGGCCGATTCTGACGATTGCCAACGGCGTCGAGTCCAAGCCCAGCAAGTTCGGCAGCCCCGGCATTCCGATGTACGGCTACAACGTCAAGCTGCTGCACGAATCAACCGGCGAAGAACTGACCGTTCCGGGTGAAAAAGGCGTGGTGGTCATTGAAGGACCGACGCCTCCGGGCTTCATGCAGACCATCTGGCAGGATGACGCTCGCTTCGTCAACACCTATTGGAAGAGCATTCCCGGCAGGCTGGTGTACAGCACCTTCGACTGGGGAATCCGCGACGCCGACGGCTACTTCTTCATCCTGGGCCGCACCGACGACGTGATCAACGTGGCGGGCCACCGGCTCGGAACGCGCGAGATCGAGGAAAGCATTTCCGGCCATTCGCAGGTCTCGGAAGTGGCCGTGGTCGGCGTGGCCGACGGCCTCAAGGGCCAGGTCGCGATGGCCTTTGCGGTGCTCAAGGATTCCAGCGTGCTGAACGACGCCGCAGCCTGCGCCAGGCTCGAAGCCGAAATCATGAAGCGCGTGGACAACGACCTGGGCGCGGTGGCCCGGCCGGCCCGCGTCCGCTTTGTGACGGTCTTGCCCAAGACGCGCAGCGGCAAGCTGCTGCGCAGGGCCATCCAGGCGGTGTGCGAAGGCCGCGATGCCGGTGACCTGACGACGATGGACGACCCGGCCGCGCTGCAGCAGATCAGGGACCGGGTGGAAACCGTATAG
- a CDS encoding IS630 family transposase, whose amino-acid sequence MRWHKPNSKKNFVQEVAATLPPGIAPEQVDVWFQDEMRIGQRGTQTRLWARKGTRPRVVRQQQSESAYIFGAVCAQRDTAVGLILPQANTEAMALHLQAISEAVPAERHAVLVLDRAGWHTTAKLPQFSNLSLLPLPAGSPELNPAEQVWQQLRDRHLANRCYDGYEQIVDACCDAWNAFTQIPGAIRSLCSRNWTVLPSASVIS is encoded by the coding sequence ATCCGATGGCACAAGCCGAATTCAAAAAAAAACTTCGTCCAGGAAGTCGCAGCAACGCTGCCCCCGGGCATTGCGCCTGAGCAAGTGGATGTTTGGTTTCAAGATGAAATGCGCATTGGCCAGCGCGGCACGCAAACGCGCCTGTGGGCGCGCAAGGGAACGCGGCCCCGGGTGGTGCGCCAGCAGCAGTCCGAATCGGCATACATCTTTGGCGCCGTCTGTGCGCAGCGCGATACCGCTGTTGGCCTGATCCTGCCGCAGGCCAATACCGAGGCGATGGCCCTACACCTGCAGGCCATCAGCGAGGCCGTTCCTGCGGAGCGCCACGCGGTGCTGGTGCTCGATCGTGCAGGGTGGCATACCACCGCCAAACTGCCCCAGTTCTCCAATCTCTCATTGCTGCCGCTGCCCGCGGGTTCACCCGAACTCAACCCGGCCGAGCAGGTGTGGCAGCAACTGCGCGACCGGCACCTGGCCAACCGCTGCTATGACGGGTATGAGCAGATTGTGGATGCCTGCTGCGACGCCTGGAATGCCTTCACGCAAATCCCTGGTGCCATCCGCTCTTTGTGCTCCCGCAACTGGACAGTGCTGCCTTCAGCTTCGGTTATCTCATGA
- a CDS encoding helix-turn-helix domain-containing protein, whose protein sequence is MLSQHIIDQLQPYDFDRLAGMPHDWSTQRLAKEHEEAFRLAARQLQRERGGGRVRGEDIRQLLARQFGVAYSLNGVYDLMKRLGMVWISARALSPYADPMAQAEFKKKLRPGSRSNAAPGHCA, encoded by the coding sequence ATGTTATCTCAGCACATCATTGATCAGCTGCAGCCCTATGACTTTGACCGTCTGGCCGGCATGCCGCACGACTGGAGTACGCAGCGCCTTGCCAAAGAGCACGAAGAGGCGTTTCGCCTGGCGGCCCGGCAACTGCAGCGCGAACGCGGCGGCGGGCGGGTGCGGGGGGAAGACATACGCCAGTTGCTGGCCCGGCAGTTCGGTGTGGCCTACAGCCTGAACGGTGTGTATGACCTGATGAAGCGTTTGGGCATGGTATGGATTTCGGCCCGCGCCCTCAGTCCTTACGCCGATCCGATGGCACAAGCCGAATTCAAAAAAAAACTTCGTCCAGGAAGTCGCAGCAACGCTGCCCCCGGGCATTGCGCCTGA
- a CDS encoding ABC-F family ATP-binding cassette domain-containing protein — MITLKNVVLRRGAKVILDSASVTLNPGEKIGLVGRNGAGKSSLFAMLNGTLHEDGGEYYIPAQWKMAQVAQDMPETEQSATSYVIEGDTVLLAAQAEVDASELSGDGDRMAHAYMDLYDCGAHDAQARAQALILGLGFKLSELDNPVNSFSGGWRMRLQLARALMCPSDLLLLDEPTNHLDLDALVWLEAWLKRYQGTMLVISHDREFLDAVTDVTVHIESAKLTRYGGNYSKFEDLRAEQMALQQGAFNKQQDKIAHLQKFIARFKAKASKAKQAQSRVKALDRMEKIAPLLAEADFTFEFKEPANLPNPMLSMQNAYFGYPAPEDAPEGTPPTVIVQNVSKSVLAGQRIGILGANGQGKSTVVKTIARALAPIEGEMTEGKGLNIGYFAQQELDVLRPADNPLEHMIRLVKEVTAAGKMGSQPTREQDLRSFLGNFNFGGDMVKQAVGSMSGGEKARLVLCMIVWQRPNLLLLDEPTNHLDLATREALSMALNEFEGTVMLVSHDRALLRAVCDEFWMVSRGGVAPFDGDLDDYQRYLLDEAKRQREEAKKASNSPAAPAATKTVAVSADTASAKGQSDVKNSASKKEDAQRRQQQSDAAKPLRKELEKIDRQLQSMNSEKANLEVLLTTAKAPAEIAQTGKRLKTIEADLAKLEERWLEVTEKLEAVAA, encoded by the coding sequence ATGATTACCCTTAAAAATGTGGTGCTGCGTCGCGGCGCCAAAGTGATTCTCGACAGCGCGTCTGTCACCCTCAATCCGGGCGAAAAAATCGGCCTGGTGGGCCGCAACGGCGCGGGCAAGTCCTCGCTGTTCGCCATGCTCAACGGCACGCTGCACGAGGACGGCGGCGAATACTACATTCCCGCGCAGTGGAAAATGGCGCAGGTCGCGCAGGACATGCCCGAAACCGAACAAAGCGCCACCAGCTACGTGATCGAAGGCGACACCGTGCTGCTGGCCGCGCAGGCCGAGGTCGATGCGTCCGAGCTGAGCGGTGACGGCGACCGCATGGCGCACGCCTACATGGATTTGTACGACTGCGGCGCGCACGACGCGCAGGCGCGCGCGCAGGCCCTGATCCTGGGCCTGGGTTTCAAGCTCAGCGAGCTCGACAACCCGGTCAACAGCTTTTCGGGCGGCTGGCGCATGCGCCTGCAACTGGCGCGCGCGCTGATGTGCCCGTCGGATTTGCTGCTGCTTGACGAGCCGACCAACCATCTGGACTTGGATGCACTGGTCTGGCTCGAAGCCTGGCTCAAGCGCTACCAGGGAACGATGCTGGTCATCAGCCATGACCGCGAGTTCCTCGACGCCGTGACCGACGTGACCGTGCATATCGAAAGCGCCAAGCTCACGCGCTACGGCGGCAACTACAGCAAATTTGAAGACCTGCGCGCCGAGCAGATGGCGCTGCAGCAAGGCGCGTTCAACAAGCAGCAGGACAAGATTGCCCACCTGCAAAAGTTCATCGCCCGCTTCAAGGCCAAGGCCAGCAAGGCCAAGCAGGCGCAAAGCCGCGTCAAGGCGCTGGACCGTATGGAAAAAATCGCGCCGCTGCTGGCCGAAGCCGACTTCACCTTCGAGTTCAAGGAGCCGGCGAACCTGCCCAACCCGATGCTGTCGATGCAGAACGCCTACTTCGGCTACCCCGCGCCCGAAGACGCGCCCGAAGGCACACCGCCCACGGTCATCGTGCAGAACGTCAGCAAGTCGGTGCTGGCCGGCCAGCGCATCGGCATTCTGGGCGCCAACGGCCAGGGCAAATCGACCGTGGTCAAAACCATCGCGCGCGCCCTCGCTCCGATTGAAGGCGAGATGACCGAGGGCAAGGGCCTGAACATCGGCTACTTTGCCCAGCAGGAACTCGACGTGCTGCGCCCGGCGGACAACCCGCTCGAGCACATGATCCGCCTGGTCAAGGAAGTGACCGCCGCCGGCAAGATGGGCAGCCAGCCCACGCGCGAGCAGGACTTGCGCAGCTTCCTGGGCAATTTCAACTTCGGCGGCGACATGGTCAAGCAGGCCGTCGGCAGCATGAGCGGCGGCGAAAAAGCGAGATTGGTGCTGTGCATGATCGTCTGGCAGCGCCCCAACCTCTTGCTGCTCGATGAGCCGACCAACCACCTGGACTTGGCCACGCGCGAGGCGCTGTCGATGGCGCTCAATGAATTCGAAGGCACCGTGATGCTGGTCAGCCACGACCGCGCCTTGCTGCGCGCCGTTTGCGACGAGTTCTGGATGGTCTCGCGCGGTGGCGTCGCCCCGTTCGACGGCGACCTGGACGACTACCAGCGCTACCTGCTCGACGAGGCCAAGCGCCAGCGCGAGGAAGCCAAGAAAGCCAGCAACAGCCCCGCTGCGCCCGCTGCTACCAAAACAGTAGCTGTCAGTGCAGACACAGCAAGCGCAAAAGGCCAATCCGACGTAAAAAACTCGGCCAGCAAGAAGGAAGACGCCCAGCGCCGCCAGCAACAGTCGGACGCAGCCAAGCCGCTGCGCAAGGAACTCGAAAAAATCGACCGCCAGCTGCAGAGCATGAACAGCGAAAAGGCCAACCTTGAAGTCTTGCTGACGACGGCCAAGGCGCCAGCGGAAATCGCCCAGACCGGCAAACGCCTCAAGACGATTGAAGCCGACCTGGCCAAGCTCGAAGAACGCTGGCTGGAAGTGACGGAAAAGCTGGAAGCCGTCGCCGCATAA
- the prmB gene encoding 50S ribosomal protein L3 N(5)-glutamine methyltransferase, whose protein sequence is MTTTPTPTVTVLEVIEQMADRLDAAGLSFSDGYGHGTTNAFDEAAWLVLWKLGLELDDLESVENRPVSPEDQAQVALLVDTRIATRKPAAYLTHEAWLMGVPFYVDERVIIPRSFIAELLDDGSIDDWLSDETQRVLDLCTGNGSLAILAAMTYPEVVVDAADISPDALAVARINVDRHQLASRITLIESDGLANCPGGYDLILCNPPYVNAASMAALPAEFRAEPGLALAGGADGMDFIRSLFLNAAAQMNENAVLVLEIGNERENFERAFPHLKPFWFETSAGSDQVLLLTWEQLA, encoded by the coding sequence ATGACGACAACTCCCACCCCCACCGTGACCGTGTTAGAGGTGATCGAGCAGATGGCCGACCGGCTGGACGCCGCCGGATTGAGCTTTTCCGACGGCTACGGCCACGGCACGACCAATGCGTTTGACGAAGCCGCCTGGCTGGTGCTGTGGAAGCTGGGCCTGGAGTTGGACGACCTGGAATCCGTCGAAAACCGGCCGGTATCGCCCGAGGACCAGGCGCAGGTGGCCCTGCTGGTCGATACCCGCATCGCCACCCGCAAGCCCGCCGCCTACCTGACGCATGAAGCCTGGCTGATGGGCGTGCCGTTTTATGTCGATGAGCGCGTCATCATTCCACGCTCCTTCATCGCCGAGCTGCTTGACGACGGCAGCATCGACGACTGGCTGAGCGACGAGACGCAGCGCGTGCTCGATTTGTGCACCGGCAACGGCAGCCTGGCGATTCTGGCCGCCATGACGTACCCGGAAGTGGTGGTCGATGCCGCCGACATCAGCCCGGACGCGCTGGCCGTGGCGCGCATCAACGTGGACCGGCACCAGTTGGCCAGCCGCATCACGCTGATCGAATCGGACGGCCTGGCAAACTGCCCCGGCGGCTACGACCTGATTTTGTGCAATCCGCCCTATGTGAACGCCGCCAGCATGGCCGCCCTGCCCGCTGAATTCCGGGCCGAACCCGGCCTGGCGCTGGCCGGCGGCGCGGACGGCATGGACTTCATTCGCAGCCTTTTTCTGAACGCCGCCGCGCAAATGAACGAAAATGCGGTGTTGGTGCTGGAAATCGGCAACGAGCGCGAGAATTTTGAACGCGCTTTTCCGCACCTGAAGCCGTTCTGGTTTGAAACCAGCGCCGGCAGCGACCAGGTACTGTTACTGACATGGGAACAGCTGGCCTGA
- the dapE gene encoding succinyl-diaminopimelate desuccinylase yields MSRTLHLAEQLISRPSVTPDDAGCQALLIARLAPLGFKCETIVSGPEHFRVTNLWAKFEGFSPSAQAALAQPAIESIANTELSQAKVKTLVFAGHTDVVPTGPLAQWHSHPFTPSHRAGKLYGRGTADMKTSIAAMVVAVEEFLAAHPRPALSMAFLITSDEEGPGIDGTVVVCDRLLARGEVLDYCIVGEPTSVKQLGDMIKNGRRGTLSGKLSVKGVQGHIAYPHLAKNPIHLFAPALAELVATQWDQGNDFFPATSWQVSNIHAGTGASNVIPGDLVVDFNFRFCTESTPESLQQRLLAILSKHQFEYELKWTLGGLPFLTTPGTLVDAVRGAILAETGVQTELSTTGGTSDGRFIAKICPQVIELGPVNATIHQINECVDTASLDPLKNIYKGVLERLAGLA; encoded by the coding sequence ATGTCCCGAACACTCCACCTAGCCGAGCAGCTGATTTCCCGCCCGTCCGTCACACCCGACGATGCCGGCTGCCAGGCCCTGCTGATTGCGCGGCTGGCGCCGCTGGGTTTCAAGTGCGAAACCATCGTCAGCGGACCCGAGCATTTCCGGGTCACGAATTTATGGGCAAAATTTGAAGGTTTTAGCCCTTCTGCGCAAGCAGCGCTTGCACAACCAGCTATTGAATCCATAGCAAACACTGAATTGTCACAAGCCAAAGTCAAGACGCTGGTGTTTGCCGGCCACACCGATGTGGTGCCGACCGGCCCGCTGGCGCAGTGGCACAGCCACCCGTTCACGCCCAGCCACCGCGCGGGCAAGCTGTACGGGCGCGGCACGGCGGATATGAAAACCTCGATTGCCGCCATGGTCGTGGCGGTCGAGGAGTTCCTGGCGGCGCATCCCCGGCCCGCGCTGTCGATGGCCTTTTTGATCACCAGCGACGAGGAAGGCCCCGGCATCGACGGCACGGTGGTGGTCTGCGACCGGCTTTTGGCGCGCGGCGAGGTGCTCGACTACTGCATCGTCGGCGAACCCACGTCGGTCAAACAGCTGGGCGACATGATCAAGAACGGCCGACGCGGCACGCTGAGCGGCAAGCTCAGCGTCAAGGGCGTGCAGGGCCATATCGCCTACCCGCACCTGGCCAAGAACCCGATTCACCTGTTCGCGCCCGCGCTGGCTGAACTGGTGGCGACGCAGTGGGACCAGGGCAATGATTTTTTCCCGGCGACCAGCTGGCAGGTTTCCAACATCCATGCCGGCACCGGCGCCAGCAACGTCATTCCCGGCGACCTGGTGGTCGATTTCAATTTCCGCTTCTGCACCGAATCGACTCCCGAAAGCCTGCAGCAGCGCCTGCTGGCCATTTTGAGCAAGCACCAGTTCGAATACGAGCTGAAATGGACGCTTGGCGGCCTGCCCTTTTTGACCACGCCCGGCACGCTGGTCGATGCGGTGCGCGGCGCGATTTTGGCCGAGACCGGCGTGCAGACCGAGCTGTCCACGACCGGCGGCACCAGCGACGGCCGCTTCATCGCCAAGATCTGCCCGCAGGTCATCGAGCTGGGTCCGGTCAACGCGACGATCCACCAGATCAACGAATGCGTGGACACCGCATCGCTCGACCCGCTCAAGAACATCTACAAGGGCGTTCTCGAGCGCCTGGCAGGACTGGCATGA